A genome region from Mycobacterium florentinum includes the following:
- a CDS encoding ABC transporter permease, with translation MNFIQQAVSYLLTVDNWTGPVGLAARILEHMEYTAIAVGASALIAVPIGMVIGHTGRGTLLVVGAVNGLRSLPTLGVLLLGVLLFGLGLGPPLVALMLLGVPSLLAGTYAGIANVDPVVVDAARAMGMTEAQVLLRVETPNAMPLILGGLRNATLQVVATATVAAYASLGGLGRYLIDGIKEREFQLALVGALMVAALALILDGLLAMAVWISVPGTGRLRRPHRREDVTVTPVADQPAASGGHVLR, from the coding sequence ATGAACTTCATCCAGCAGGCGGTGTCCTATCTGCTGACCGTCGACAACTGGACCGGTCCGGTCGGGCTCGCGGCGCGCATCTTGGAGCACATGGAGTACACCGCGATAGCGGTGGGCGCCTCGGCGCTGATCGCGGTCCCGATCGGGATGGTGATCGGCCACACCGGCCGCGGCACTCTGCTCGTCGTGGGCGCCGTCAACGGACTGCGCTCACTGCCGACACTCGGCGTGCTGCTGCTGGGCGTGCTGCTGTTCGGACTGGGTCTCGGGCCGCCGCTGGTCGCCCTGATGCTGCTCGGTGTGCCGTCGCTGCTGGCCGGCACCTATGCGGGCATCGCCAACGTCGACCCGGTGGTGGTCGACGCCGCCCGGGCGATGGGCATGACGGAGGCCCAGGTGCTGCTGCGCGTCGAGACGCCCAATGCGATGCCGTTGATTCTCGGCGGGCTGCGCAACGCGACGCTGCAGGTCGTCGCCACCGCCACCGTGGCGGCCTATGCCAGCCTGGGCGGCCTGGGCCGCTACCTGATCGACGGGATCAAGGAACGCGAATTCCAGCTCGCTCTGGTCGGCGCGCTGATGGTGGCTGCGCTGGCGCTGATCCTCGACGGCCTGCTGGCGATGGCGGTCTGGATCTCGGTGCCGGGCACCGGACGGTTACGCAGGCCTCATCGGCGCGAGGATGTGACGGTGACCCCAGTTGCCGACCAGCCTGCCGCGTCCGGTGGGCACGTTTTACGGTAG
- a CDS encoding serine/threonine-protein kinase produces MIGQGGMGKVYKAHDTVIDRDVAVKVLSTELATEPGFRERFRREAHTAARLTEPHIIPVHDTGEVDGRLYLVMPIIDGVDVGTLLEREGPMGPRRAVLVIEQLASALDAAHTAGLVHRDVKPSNALMTNRDFTYLIDFGIAHDVAATRVTKTGAIIGTLAYMAPERFTTGVADARSDVYSLACVLHECLTGTQPYPGDSAEQQITGHLTLNPPKPSMLNTGVPAAFDDVVARGMAKQPTERFASAGELARAASAAASLSESPTMVAAGLGQQVGTRQFSDHWPNPEGTGYTPYAEHVRAPESTERKFGTGRLVLVGGAMTAFVAAALIAGLLIFRDNQGSSSTSDSAVLTAPTTSVVTAESPSTRASLTTRAKPQLSLPDTDAQGFVGYPAGRCDPGSTPALMGRSSQSLVVVCEDGPANYYYRGLRLSDGASIELANAVRSSGGFDVTNPVDGTRYQVRPTGISITSPNGQVFSEPMIEYAAR; encoded by the coding sequence GTGATCGGCCAGGGCGGCATGGGCAAGGTGTACAAAGCCCACGACACCGTCATTGACCGCGATGTCGCGGTCAAGGTGTTGTCCACCGAACTCGCCACCGAACCCGGATTCCGAGAACGCTTCCGCCGTGAGGCTCATACGGCGGCTCGGTTGACCGAACCGCACATCATCCCCGTCCACGACACTGGCGAAGTCGACGGCCGGTTGTATCTGGTCATGCCGATCATCGACGGTGTCGACGTAGGAACCTTGCTCGAGCGCGAGGGCCCGATGGGCCCGCGGCGAGCCGTGCTAGTCATCGAGCAGCTGGCATCCGCACTAGACGCCGCACATACCGCGGGACTCGTTCACCGAGATGTCAAGCCTTCCAACGCATTAATGACCAACCGCGACTTCACTTACTTGATCGACTTTGGTATAGCCCACGACGTCGCCGCCACCAGAGTGACCAAAACCGGTGCCATCATTGGGACATTGGCGTACATGGCCCCCGAACGTTTCACCACCGGGGTCGCAGATGCCCGGTCCGATGTTTACTCGTTGGCCTGCGTGCTGCACGAATGCCTCACCGGCACACAGCCATATCCCGGTGACAGCGCCGAGCAGCAGATCACCGGCCATCTCACCCTCAACCCTCCGAAACCCTCGATGCTCAACACCGGTGTTCCGGCCGCCTTTGACGATGTCGTTGCCCGCGGCATGGCGAAGCAGCCGACGGAGCGTTTCGCTTCAGCGGGCGAACTCGCCAGGGCGGCAAGTGCTGCGGCGTCGTTGTCGGAGTCACCAACGATGGTTGCCGCCGGCCTTGGCCAGCAAGTCGGCACCCGCCAGTTCTCAGATCACTGGCCTAATCCGGAGGGGACCGGATACACCCCGTACGCCGAGCATGTTCGCGCCCCCGAATCAACAGAACGCAAATTCGGGACCGGGCGACTCGTGCTGGTCGGCGGGGCAATGACTGCGTTCGTGGCAGCCGCGCTGATTGCCGGGTTGCTGATCTTCCGGGACAATCAGGGATCCTCGAGCACTTCCGACTCAGCGGTGTTGACGGCACCAACTACTAGCGTCGTCACGGCCGAATCGCCCAGTACCCGAGCGTCTTTGACGACGAGGGCGAAGCCTCAACTTAGCTTGCCAGATACCGATGCACAGGGGTTCGTGGGTTATCCCGCCGGTCGTTGTGACCCGGGAAGTACGCCGGCGCTGATGGGACGCAGCAGCCAATCGTTAGTTGTGGTGTGCGAGGACGGGCCAGCCAATTACTACTATCGCGGTCTCCGGCTCAGCGACGGTGCCAGCATTGAATTGGCCAACGCGGTGCGATCTTCGGGCGGATTCGATGTCACCAATCCCGTCGACGGAACCCGATACCAGGTCCGGCCCACCGGCATATCCATCACATCGCCGAACGGTCAGGTGTTTTCCGAACCAATGATTGAGTACGCGGCAAGGTGA
- a CDS encoding ABC transporter substrate-binding protein yields the protein MRMLRRLHRAIIPAAVCFVVTCLVAACSNSDPLAPEIRSMKSIVVGSADFPESQIIAEIYAQTLQANGFDVGRRMGIGSRETYVPALKDHSIDLVPEYVGNLLRYFAPDSTATMLNAVELELYQKLPGDLSVLTPSPASDTDTVTVTGGTAAAWNLKTIADLAAHSPEVKFGAPSDFENRPSGLPGLRQKYSLHISPGNFIAINDGGGAVAVRALVQGKVNAANIFTTSPAIPQDHLVVLEDPEHNFVAGNIVPLVNSQKKSDRLKNVLDAVSAKLSTSGLAALNAAVAGNSGIDPDQAARNWVRDNGFNHPITQ from the coding sequence ATGAGGATGCTGCGGCGTCTGCACCGCGCGATCATCCCCGCAGCAGTGTGCTTCGTGGTCACCTGCTTGGTTGCGGCCTGCAGCAATTCCGACCCGCTGGCGCCGGAGATTCGCAGCATGAAATCCATCGTTGTCGGATCCGCTGACTTCCCGGAATCTCAGATCATCGCCGAGATCTATGCACAAACGTTGCAGGCCAATGGTTTCGACGTGGGAAGGCGCATGGGCATCGGCAGCCGCGAGACGTATGTCCCGGCGCTCAAAGACCATTCCATCGATTTGGTGCCGGAGTATGTCGGCAATCTGCTGCGGTACTTCGCCCCCGATTCGACCGCGACGATGCTCAACGCCGTGGAGTTGGAGCTCTACCAGAAATTGCCGGGGGACCTGTCGGTTCTGACGCCGTCTCCGGCCTCCGATACCGACACGGTCACTGTCACCGGCGGTACCGCTGCCGCGTGGAATCTCAAGACCATCGCGGACCTGGCCGCCCATTCGCCCGAAGTGAAGTTCGGCGCACCCTCAGACTTCGAGAACCGCCCATCGGGCCTGCCTGGGCTGCGGCAGAAGTACTCGCTTCACATCAGTCCCGGCAATTTCATCGCGATCAACGACGGGGGCGGCGCGGTGGCGGTCCGCGCACTGGTGCAGGGAAAGGTGAACGCGGCCAACATCTTCACAACGTCGCCGGCAATTCCGCAAGACCATCTGGTGGTGCTCGAGGACCCCGAACACAACTTCGTGGCCGGCAACATTGTGCCGCTGGTGAATTCGCAGAAGAAGTCCGATCGCCTCAAGAATGTCCTGGATGCGGTCTCGGCGAAGCTGTCGACATCCGGCCTGGCCGCACTCAACGCGGCCGTGGCGGGCAACTCCGGTATCGATCCCGACCAGGCGGCACGAAACTGGGTGCGGGACAACGGCTTCAACCACCCGATCACACAATGA
- a CDS encoding putative glycolipid-binding domain-containing protein: protein MLTWRAPDISRMESVRVQLSGKRIKATGRIVAAATATNPAFGAFYEVQTDESGATKRFGLTITLAERERQLAIARDEENMWMITDHQGERREGYNGALDVDVVFSPFFNALPIRRLGLHERAETITLPVVYVNVPDMTVTAATVSYTGQGGPAGIKLRSPVADTTVTVDAEGFIEDYPGLAERI from the coding sequence ATGCTGACCTGGCGCGCGCCAGACATCTCCCGCATGGAATCGGTGCGAGTGCAGTTGTCCGGCAAGCGAATTAAGGCCACCGGACGCATCGTGGCCGCGGCAACCGCGACGAACCCGGCATTCGGCGCCTTCTACGAAGTGCAGACCGACGAGAGCGGCGCCACCAAGCGGTTCGGGCTGACGATCACCCTCGCCGAGCGGGAACGCCAACTCGCCATCGCCCGCGACGAGGAAAACATGTGGATGATCACCGACCACCAGGGCGAGCGGCGCGAGGGATACAACGGCGCGCTCGACGTCGACGTGGTGTTCAGTCCGTTCTTCAACGCGCTGCCCATCCGCCGGCTGGGGCTACACGAGCGGGCCGAAACGATCACGCTGCCCGTGGTCTACGTCAACGTGCCCGACATGACCGTCACGGCGGCGACGGTGAGCTACACCGGGCAGGGTGGCCCCGCCGGGATCAAGCTGCGTTCACCGGTCGCCGACACCACGGTGACCGTCGACGCCGAGGGGTTCATCGAGGACTATCCCGGATTGGCAGAGCGGATCTGA
- a CDS encoding LapA family protein, with protein MSSTNPGSPGNPPPKPTPAPPAKPAPPPPPAPPAGAKPPHAGGQPKEPAIGFTRAGALWSALIAGFLILILLLIFITQNTTSTAFQFLGWHWSLPLGVAILLAAVVGGLLTVAVGTARILQLRRVAKKQHAAAARQTAS; from the coding sequence ATGAGCAGCACCAACCCGGGCTCGCCGGGTAACCCGCCGCCGAAGCCGACTCCGGCGCCTCCCGCCAAGCCTGCCCCACCGCCTCCTCCAGCGCCCCCTGCCGGGGCGAAACCGCCCCATGCCGGTGGGCAACCCAAGGAACCGGCCATCGGGTTCACCCGCGCCGGCGCGCTGTGGTCGGCACTGATCGCGGGTTTCTTGATCCTGATCCTGTTGCTGATTTTCATCACCCAGAACACGACGTCGACGGCGTTTCAGTTCTTGGGCTGGCACTGGAGCCTGCCACTGGGTGTGGCCATCCTGCTGGCGGCAGTGGTCGGCGGTCTGCTTACCGTGGCCGTCGGTACCGCTCGAATCCTGCAGCTGCGTCGCGTAGCCAAGAAACAGCACGCCGCTGCCGCGCGCCAGACAGCTAGCTAG
- a CDS encoding ABC transporter permease, protein MHYLLNHLGDAWTLTIIHLRLSLVPVLIGLVIAVPLGVLVQRAPIPRRLTTATASVVFTVPSLALFVALPVIIGTRILDEANVLVALTAYTTALMVRAVLEALDAVPAQVRDAATAVGYSNVKRILKVELPLSIPVMIAGLRVVVVTNIAMVSVGSVIGIGGLGTWFTEGYATDKSDQILAGIIALFVLAVVIDMSIMLAGRLATPWSHAGAAPRRRSVLAPVVGGAR, encoded by the coding sequence ATGCACTACCTGCTCAACCACCTGGGCGACGCCTGGACGCTGACCATCATCCACCTGCGGCTGTCGTTGGTGCCGGTGCTGATTGGCCTCGTCATCGCGGTGCCGCTGGGAGTGCTGGTGCAGCGCGCACCGATCCCGCGGCGGCTGACGACGGCGACCGCGAGTGTCGTGTTCACCGTTCCGTCGCTGGCGTTGTTCGTGGCCCTGCCGGTGATCATCGGAACCCGGATCCTCGACGAGGCCAACGTCCTGGTCGCGTTGACCGCCTACACCACCGCGCTGATGGTGCGCGCGGTGCTGGAAGCACTCGACGCGGTGCCAGCCCAGGTGCGTGACGCCGCCACCGCGGTCGGCTACTCGAACGTCAAACGCATACTGAAAGTTGAACTGCCACTGTCGATCCCGGTCATGATCGCGGGGTTACGCGTGGTCGTGGTGACCAATATCGCGATGGTCTCGGTGGGTTCGGTGATCGGGATCGGCGGCCTGGGCACCTGGTTCACCGAGGGGTATGCGACCGACAAGAGCGATCAGATCCTGGCCGGCATCATCGCGCTGTTCGTGTTGGCCGTCGTCATCGACATGTCGATCATGCTGGCCGGCCGGCTCGCCACGCCCTGGTCCCACGCGGGTGCCGCGCCGCGCCGGCGGTCCGTGCTGGCTCCCGTCGTCGGTGGTGCGCGATGA
- a CDS encoding ABC transporter ATP-binding protein → MIVFDDVCKTFADGTTAVHRLSLVVPNGKLTVFVGSSGSGKTTALRMINRMIEPTSGTITVDGADVSAVDPVKLRLGIGYVIQHAGLMPHQRVIDNVATVPVLRGQSRREARKAGYQALERVGLDAKLANRYPAQLSGGEQQRVGVARALAADPPILLMDEPFSAVDPVVRLELQNEILRLQSELHKTIVFVTHDIDEALKLADQVAIFGRGGALQQYDEPTQLLSQPANDFVSKFIGLGRGYRWLQLIDANGLPLHPVDTVPVGDLTDRVLTGWAVVVDDDGLPLGWIDAEGLRRHVAGAPLTDSLSGVGALFRPGGNLSHALDAALSSPSTVGIAVDADGKVIGGVLAADVLAAVESQRRS, encoded by the coding sequence GTGATCGTGTTCGACGATGTCTGCAAGACATTCGCCGACGGGACCACCGCTGTTCATCGGCTGAGCCTGGTGGTTCCCAACGGTAAGTTGACGGTCTTCGTCGGTTCCTCGGGAAGCGGCAAGACCACCGCGCTGCGCATGATCAATCGGATGATCGAGCCGACGTCGGGCACCATCACCGTCGACGGGGCGGACGTTTCGGCCGTCGACCCGGTGAAGCTGCGGCTCGGAATCGGTTACGTGATCCAGCATGCCGGGCTGATGCCGCATCAACGGGTCATCGACAACGTCGCGACGGTGCCGGTGTTGCGCGGGCAGTCCCGCCGGGAGGCCCGCAAGGCGGGCTACCAGGCGCTCGAACGCGTCGGGCTGGACGCCAAACTCGCCAACCGTTACCCGGCGCAGCTCTCCGGCGGTGAACAACAACGCGTCGGCGTGGCACGAGCACTTGCCGCGGATCCGCCAATCCTGTTGATGGACGAGCCGTTCTCGGCCGTCGATCCGGTGGTTCGTCTCGAGCTGCAGAACGAAATCCTGCGCCTGCAAAGCGAATTGCACAAAACCATCGTGTTCGTCACGCACGACATCGACGAGGCGCTCAAACTCGCCGACCAGGTCGCGATCTTCGGTCGCGGCGGCGCGCTGCAGCAGTACGACGAACCCACCCAACTGCTTTCGCAGCCGGCCAACGATTTCGTGTCGAAATTCATCGGCCTCGGCCGCGGCTACCGGTGGCTGCAGCTGATCGATGCGAATGGTCTGCCGCTGCACCCCGTCGACACCGTACCGGTCGGCGACCTGACCGATCGTGTGCTCACCGGATGGGCGGTGGTGGTCGACGACGACGGCCTCCCGCTGGGCTGGATCGATGCCGAGGGTCTGCGGCGGCACGTCGCCGGGGCGCCGTTGACCGACAGCTTGAGCGGCGTCGGCGCGTTGTTCCGGCCCGGCGGCAATCTCAGCCACGCGCTGGACGCGGCGCTGTCGTCGCCGTCGACCGTGGGGATCGCCGTGGACGCCGACGGCAAGGTCATCGGCGGGGTGCTGGCCGCGGACGTGCTGGCCGCGGTGGAATCGCAGCGGCGGAGCTGA
- a CDS encoding histidine phosphatase family protein, protein MQVLLVRHALPLRSEHGQGSDPDLSEEGVAQIARLPEALARFPISRVISSPQRRAIRTAEPVAAARELSVEIDDRFAEYDRDLPVYIPIEQIRQENPKEWERLAQGHLPSAVDEDAFRARIRAAIDDLVASADPDDTVAVFSHGGVINLLLHEILGTARLLSFPVDYASVTRLLYSRTGQATVAGVNGVEHVWDLLPRNQRW, encoded by the coding sequence ATGCAAGTGCTTCTGGTCCGGCATGCGTTGCCGCTGCGCAGCGAACACGGCCAGGGTTCCGATCCGGACTTGTCGGAAGAGGGGGTGGCCCAGATCGCGCGCCTGCCCGAGGCGCTAGCCAGATTCCCGATCTCCCGCGTGATCAGCAGCCCACAGCGGCGTGCCATCCGGACCGCCGAACCGGTCGCGGCGGCCCGGGAACTGTCCGTCGAGATTGATGATCGCTTCGCCGAATACGATCGCGACCTTCCGGTCTATATCCCGATCGAGCAGATCCGTCAGGAAAACCCGAAGGAGTGGGAGCGGCTGGCGCAGGGCCACCTGCCCAGTGCGGTCGACGAAGACGCGTTCCGGGCGCGGATCCGCGCGGCGATCGACGATCTGGTCGCCTCGGCCGATCCCGACGACACCGTCGCGGTGTTCAGCCACGGTGGGGTGATCAACCTGCTCCTGCACGAAATCCTCGGCACGGCCCGACTTTTGTCGTTTCCCGTCGACTACGCATCGGTGACCCGCCTGCTCTACTCGCGGACCGGCCAGGCGACCGTGGCGGGCGTCAACGGCGTCGAACACGTATGGGACCTGTTGCCGCGCAACCAGCGATGGTAA
- a CDS encoding tRNA adenosine deaminase-associated protein, translating into MGRERAAMQGPSVDTPDGFGVAVVREEGQWRCSVMAPNSLTSLAAAETELRELRSAGAVFGLLDIDDEFFVIVRPAPSGTRLLLSDATAALDYDIAAEVLDNLDADIDPEDLEDSEPFEEGDLGLLSDIGLPEAVLGVILDESDLYADEQLGRIAREMGFADQLSAVIDRLGR; encoded by the coding sequence ATGGGACGAGAGCGGGCCGCAATGCAAGGCCCGTCCGTGGATACACCGGACGGCTTTGGCGTCGCCGTCGTGCGCGAAGAGGGCCAGTGGCGGTGCTCGGTGATGGCCCCCAATTCGCTGACGAGCCTGGCTGCCGCGGAGACAGAGCTGCGTGAACTGCGGAGTGCGGGAGCGGTCTTTGGGCTGCTCGACATCGACGACGAATTCTTCGTCATCGTGCGGCCCGCACCGTCGGGAACGCGGTTGCTGCTGTCGGATGCCACGGCGGCATTGGACTACGACATCGCCGCCGAAGTTCTGGACAACCTGGACGCCGACATCGATCCCGAGGACCTCGAGGACTCGGAGCCGTTCGAAGAAGGCGACCTCGGGTTGCTCTCCGATATCGGTCTGCCCGAGGCGGTGCTGGGCGTCATCCTCGACGAGTCCGACCTCTACGCCGACGAGCAACTCGGCCGCATCGCTCGCGAGATGGGCTTTGCCGACCAGCTTTCGGCGGTGATCGACCGTCTCGGTCGGTGA
- a CDS encoding prephenate dehydrogenase codes for MCVLGLGLIGGSVMRAAAAAGREVFGYNRSVEGARGALVDGFAATTELSDTLNRAADTGALIVLAVPMPALPAMLAHVSELAPKCPLTDVTSVKTAVLDEVVAAGLQDRFVGGHPMTGTESSGWAAGHAGLFTAAPWVVSVDDHVDPVVWWMVMTLALDCGAVVVPAKSDEHDAAAAAISHLPHLLAEALAVTAADVPLAFALAAGSFRDGTRVAGSAPDLVRAMCESNTAHLLTAVDRVMDLLSRARDSLDWDNSVADLVEAGHAARTRYDRFPRSDIFTVTIGADNWREELAAAGRAGGVIRSALPIRDSPR; via the coding sequence GTGTGTGTTCTCGGGTTGGGACTTATCGGCGGTTCGGTGATGCGGGCGGCCGCGGCCGCCGGCCGCGAAGTGTTCGGCTACAACCGCTCGGTGGAGGGTGCGCGCGGAGCACTCGTCGACGGCTTTGCGGCGACGACCGAGCTCTCGGACACGTTGAACCGCGCCGCCGATACCGGCGCCCTGATCGTGCTGGCCGTGCCGATGCCCGCCCTGCCGGCGATGCTCGCCCATGTCAGCGAATTGGCCCCGAAATGCCCGCTCACCGACGTCACCAGCGTCAAAACGGCGGTCCTCGATGAGGTTGTCGCTGCCGGTCTACAGGACCGCTTTGTTGGCGGTCATCCGATGACGGGCACCGAGAGCTCGGGTTGGGCGGCCGGCCACGCCGGATTGTTCACGGCGGCACCGTGGGTGGTCAGCGTGGACGACCACGTCGACCCGGTGGTGTGGTGGATGGTGATGACGCTGGCCCTGGATTGCGGCGCGGTGGTGGTGCCGGCCAAATCCGACGAGCACGATGCCGCGGCAGCCGCCATCTCGCATCTGCCGCACCTGCTCGCCGAGGCGCTGGCGGTGACGGCCGCAGACGTTCCGCTGGCCTTCGCGCTGGCTGCCGGGTCTTTCCGGGACGGCACCCGGGTGGCGGGCAGCGCCCCGGACCTGGTGCGTGCGATGTGCGAAAGCAACACCGCCCACCTGCTCACGGCGGTCGACCGCGTGATGGACCTGCTCAGCCGTGCGCGCGACTCGTTGGATTGGGACAATTCGGTGGCCGACCTCGTCGAGGCGGGCCATGCCGCGCGAACGCGCTACGACCGCTTCCCCCGCTCCGACATCTTCACCGTCACGATCGGCGCGGACAATTGGCGCGAGGAGCTGGCCGCCGCCGGCCGGGCCGGTGGGGTGATCAGATCCGCTCTGCCAATCCGGGATAGTCCTCGATGA
- a CDS encoding nucleoside deaminase → MTTDEDLIRAALAAAATAGPRDVPIGAVVVAADGTELARAVNAREALGDPTAHAEVLAMRAAATVLGDGWRLEGATLAVTVEPCTMCAGALVLARVARLVFGAWEPKTGAVGSLWDVVRDRRLNHRPEVRGGVLAAECAAPLEEFFARQRLG, encoded by the coding sequence GTGACCACTGACGAAGATCTGATCCGAGCCGCGCTGGCGGCTGCCGCAACGGCGGGCCCCCGCGATGTGCCGATCGGCGCGGTGGTTGTCGCCGCCGACGGAACCGAACTCGCCCGCGCGGTGAATGCCCGTGAGGCCCTTGGTGATCCGACCGCACACGCGGAAGTCTTGGCGATGCGCGCGGCGGCCACGGTGCTGGGTGACGGGTGGCGGCTGGAGGGAGCCACGCTGGCGGTCACCGTCGAACCCTGCACCATGTGTGCGGGCGCCCTGGTGCTGGCGCGCGTCGCGCGGCTGGTGTTCGGTGCGTGGGAACCGAAAACCGGCGCGGTCGGATCGCTGTGGGACGTGGTCCGCGACCGCCGGCTCAATCACCGCCCCGAGGTGCGCGGCGGTGTGCTCGCCGCGGAGTGTGCCGCGCCGCTGGAGGAGTTCTTCGCCCGCCAGCGATTGGGGTGA
- a CDS encoding class I SAM-dependent methyltransferase, protein MTQPSIDWDAAYRQESPPPWSIGRPQPELAALIDRGKIRSDVLDSGCGHAALSLALAARGYTVVGLDASATAIDAATASAAEQGLTTATFAQADVTSFGGYPPGSQGRFSTIVDSGLFHALLPEGRPGYLQSIFRAAAPGAALYILAFAAGALGEPGDRPGPRGFTEAELHDAVATLWQVDDVRPAKVYGNDAALDTELPNAEHDGDGHFMVPGFLLSGHKPD, encoded by the coding sequence ATGACCCAGCCGAGCATCGATTGGGACGCCGCCTACCGACAAGAATCACCACCGCCATGGAGCATCGGCCGGCCACAGCCCGAGCTGGCGGCGCTCATCGATCGGGGCAAGATTCGCAGCGACGTGCTGGACTCCGGCTGCGGCCACGCCGCCCTGTCGCTGGCCCTAGCCGCGCGCGGCTATACGGTCGTCGGACTGGACGCGAGCGCGACCGCGATCGACGCGGCAACCGCCTCCGCCGCCGAACAAGGATTGACAACAGCGACTTTCGCGCAAGCCGACGTCACTTCCTTCGGCGGCTACCCACCCGGTTCCCAAGGCCGCTTCTCCACCATCGTCGACAGCGGACTGTTCCACGCCTTGCTGCCCGAGGGGCGACCGGGCTATCTGCAGTCGATCTTTCGGGCGGCCGCACCCGGTGCGGCGCTCTACATCCTGGCGTTCGCGGCCGGGGCACTCGGCGAACCCGGCGACCGGCCCGGACCGCGCGGCTTCACCGAGGCCGAATTGCATGACGCGGTCGCGACGCTGTGGCAGGTCGACGATGTCCGGCCGGCAAAGGTCTACGGCAACGACGCTGCCCTCGACACCGAATTGCCGAACGCCGAACACGATGGCGACGGGCATTTCATGGTGCCGGGGTTCCTGCTCAGCGGGCACAAGCCGGACTAG
- a CDS encoding phosphotransferase family protein, with amino-acid sequence MTSADRLDGLDLPALDRYLRSLGIERDGELRGEFISGGRSNLTFRVYDDKTNWLVRRPPLHGLTPSAHDMAREYKVVAALQDTPVPVARAIALCEDESVLGGPFQIVEFVAGQVVRRRAQLEAFNHTVIDKCVDALVRVLVDLHNVDPNAVGLADFGKPSGYLERQVRRWGSQWELVRLPDDHRDADVERLHSGLQQAIPPQSRTSIVHGDYRIDNTILDVDDPTRVRAVVDWELSTLGDPLSDAALMCVYRDPALDLIVNAQAAWTSPLLPTADELADRYSLVSGLPLAHWEFYMALAYFKLAIIAAGIDFRRRMSDQASGKDTEHMPEVVAPLISRGLAELAKLPS; translated from the coding sequence GTGACTTCGGCTGATCGACTCGACGGGCTGGACCTGCCCGCCCTGGACCGGTATCTGCGTTCGCTCGGTATCGAGCGCGATGGTGAACTGCGTGGGGAGTTCATCTCCGGCGGCCGCTCCAATCTGACGTTCCGCGTCTATGACGACAAAACGAACTGGCTGGTGCGGCGGCCACCGCTGCACGGGCTGACCCCGTCGGCGCACGACATGGCCCGCGAGTACAAAGTGGTGGCGGCACTGCAGGACACGCCCGTTCCGGTGGCGCGTGCGATCGCGCTGTGCGAGGACGAATCGGTGCTGGGCGGACCATTCCAGATCGTCGAGTTCGTCGCCGGCCAGGTGGTGCGACGCCGCGCTCAACTCGAAGCCTTCAACCACACCGTCATCGACAAATGCGTCGACGCCTTGGTCCGGGTCCTGGTCGACTTGCACAACGTCGACCCGAATGCCGTGGGACTGGCCGACTTCGGCAAGCCCAGCGGTTATCTAGAGCGCCAAGTGCGCCGCTGGGGGTCGCAATGGGAACTGGTGCGGCTGCCCGACGACCATCGCGATGCGGACGTCGAACGATTGCATTCCGGTCTGCAGCAAGCGATTCCACCGCAAAGTCGCACCTCGATCGTGCATGGCGACTACCGGATCGACAACACCATCCTGGACGTCGACGACCCGACGCGGGTGCGCGCCGTGGTGGATTGGGAGCTCTCGACGCTCGGGGATCCGCTATCCGACGCGGCCCTGATGTGTGTCTACCGCGACCCGGCGCTGGACCTGATCGTCAATGCGCAAGCCGCCTGGACCTCACCGCTGCTGCCGACGGCCGACGAGCTGGCCGACCGGTATTCGCTTGTCTCCGGATTGCCGTTGGCGCATTGGGAGTTCTACATGGCGCTGGCGTACTTCAAGCTCGCCATCATCGCCGCCGGCATCGACTTCCGCCGGCGCATGTCGGATCAGGCCAGCGGTAAAGACACCGAGCACATGCCCGAGGTCGTCGCGCCGCTGATCTCCCGCGGCCTGGCGGAACTGGCCAAGCTTCCTAGCTAG